A stretch of the Haladaptatus sp. R4 genome encodes the following:
- a CDS encoding SHOCT domain-containing protein produces the protein MTLAHRLETRTATLATLATTLLTTTTGTVVAHTNGAIGGAHSWGGHMWGDGWMVGPEWMGLWGLLWMGVFIAIPLALVYLATRRETERKTDSAAAVLRERYARGEIDDDEFELLRAKLS, from the coding sequence ATGACTCTCGCACACCGACTCGAAACAAGAACTGCGACGCTGGCCACTCTCGCGACGACGCTCCTCACAACGACGACAGGAACGGTCGTCGCTCACACCAACGGGGCTATCGGCGGCGCCCACTCGTGGGGCGGTCACATGTGGGGTGACGGCTGGATGGTTGGTCCCGAGTGGATGGGTCTTTGGGGACTCCTTTGGATGGGCGTCTTCATTGCGATACCTCTTGCACTCGTGTACCTCGCTACGCGCCGCGAGACCGAGCGCAAAACAGACTCCGCAGCGGCGGTACTTCGAGAGCGATACGCCCGCGGCGAGATCGACGACGATGAGTTCGAACTGCTACGAGCGAAACTCTCGTAG